The proteins below are encoded in one region of Acidimicrobiales bacterium:
- a CDS encoding MerR family transcriptional regulator, protein MEYRVEELSRAAMVSVDTIRFYQAKRLLPPPRRTGRVAIYDDDHLERLREIRRLRGRGFTLGVIGRIIREELGRADEALVEAVVGGADERRPDGSPEEFLTLSELAERAGVPVALLEALEREGVLIPRRHEGESRYTDADSAALRAGLRLLEYGLPLGDVLELARLHGRSARALAERAVELFDEHVRHALRGEGAEDAEAAARLVQAFDALLPATVSLVAHHFRRTLLAVAQEHIEAVGDQDEVAAVRSEALRRLEWPLAVER, encoded by the coding sequence GTGGAGTACCGCGTGGAAGAGCTGTCTCGGGCGGCCATGGTCTCGGTCGATACGATCCGCTTCTACCAGGCCAAGCGGCTCCTGCCCCCGCCCAGGCGCACCGGTCGGGTGGCGATCTACGACGACGACCACTTGGAGCGGTTGCGAGAGATCCGTCGGCTCCGAGGGCGCGGCTTCACCCTCGGCGTGATCGGCCGAATCATCCGCGAGGAGCTCGGCCGCGCTGATGAAGCTCTCGTGGAAGCCGTGGTCGGAGGGGCCGACGAACGGCGCCCCGACGGCTCGCCCGAGGAGTTCCTCACTCTCTCCGAGCTGGCGGAGCGGGCCGGGGTGCCCGTGGCCCTGCTGGAGGCCCTGGAGAGGGAAGGGGTCCTCATCCCTCGCCGCCACGAGGGGGAAAGCCGATACACCGACGCGGACAGCGCCGCCTTGCGGGCGGGTCTGCGGCTTCTCGAGTACGGACTGCCCCTCGGTGATGTTCTCGAGCTGGCCCGCCTGCACGGCCGGTCGGCACGGGCGCTGGCAGAGCGGGCGGTCGAGCTTTTCGACGAACACGTTCGCCACGCCCTTCGCGGTGAGGGAGCGGAGGATGCCGAGGCGGCAGCCCGCCTCGTCCAGGCCTTCGATGCTCTCTTGCCGGCGACCGTCTCCCTGGTCGCCCACCACTTCCGGCGAACACTGCTGGCGGTGGCCCAGGAGCACATCGAGGCGGTCGGCGATCAGGACGAGGTGGCGGCGGTGCGATCCGAGGCGTTGCGTCGTCTCGAGTGGCCCTTGGCGGTGGAGAGGTGA